A single Cygnus atratus isolate AKBS03 ecotype Queensland, Australia chromosome 11, CAtr_DNAZoo_HiC_assembly, whole genome shotgun sequence DNA region contains:
- the DIS3L gene encoding LOW QUALITY PROTEIN: DIS3-like exonuclease 1 (The sequence of the model RefSeq protein was modified relative to this genomic sequence to represent the inferred CDS: deleted 1 base in 1 codon): MLRTEKVLQLRSQQGRSVRVVREHYLRPDVPCRSALCRAGCPGDGKLLSDDVTHYVVPDWKVVQDYLEILEFPELKGIIFMQTACQAVQHQKGRRQYNKLRNLVKDARHDCTVFANEFHQHSYRPREKGESMEKWQTRSIYNAAVWYYNHCLGQMPVVMVTEDEDAIRQYGNETEGVFVISFKNYLDNFWPDLKAAHELFDSILQARHERETENQENNGKEYPEHLPMEILEAGIKSGRYIQGTLNVNKHRAQLEAFVRLQGFGSKETDLQSDILIYGARARNRAIHGDVVAVELLPLHEWKGRIVALCENETEDKAPADTTGDPMPTGKVVGIIQKNWRDYVVTFPSKEESQSQGRNAQKILVTPWDYRIPKIRISTQQAEALQEYRVVVRIDSWESNSVYPNGHFVRVLGRIGDLEGEIAAILVENSISIAPFSEIQMSEMPMSSSKNPWKVNPEEEKKRLNLRDTHLVFSIDPKGCEDVDDALSVRTLPNGNLELGVHIADVTYFVAADSYTDVEARARATTYYLADRRYDMLPAVLSADICSLLSGVDRYAVSILWELERESYEILRVCYNKTIIRSAYKLVYEVAQGLLDGDMSVVDDILELKDLDERTRKKNLEELVWAISKLTDIARHVRAKRDSCGALELEGVEIRVQLDDKKNIHDLIPKQPLEVHETVAECMILANHWVAKKISEHFPHQALLRQHPPPRQEFFTELRECASAKGFPIDTRSNKTLAESLDKADDPLDPIVNKLLRSMATHAMSNALYFSTGSCSEEEFHHYGLALDKYTHFTSPIRRYADIVVHRLLMAATLKETKDVKDKVLSNKDLEELCRHINNRNRAAQHAQKQSTELFQCMYFKDKTPETDERCVADGVIYSIRTNGVLVFVPRYGIKGAAYMKNKESLVIFCRGDRSCEWKPGSLQRFQNKITSTTTTGESVTLSLFDHITVKILVQTSRCHADTIKLEIIRNAPYQTSATEVSQKNFNMVKSDLVKEVSQSAEKAQHAQEKARVEVIEEEYREYCQTKGPSLYQLLEEIRDLALLDVSADIRT, encoded by the exons ATGCTCCGCACGGAGAAAGTGCTGCAGCTGCGGAGCCAGCAGGGCCGCTCGGTGCGCGTCGTGCGGGAGCACTACCTGCGGCCCGACGTGCCGTGCCGCAGCGCCCTGTGCCGGGCAGGCTGCCCCGGCG ATGGCAAATTGTTATCAGATGATGTGACTCATTACGTTGTCCCAGACTGGAAGGTTGTTCAAGATTACCTTGAGATTCTTGAGTTTCCGGAGCTGAAAGGTATTATTTTCATGCAAACAGCATGCCAAGCTGTGCAACATCAAAAAGGTCGCAG ACAGTACAACAAGTTGCGAAATCTGGTGAAGGATGCCCGTCATGACTGTACAGTGTTTGCTAATGAATTCCACCAGCATTCTTACCGGCcaagagagaagggagaatCGATGGAGAAATGGCAGACCAG GAGTATTTACAATGCAGCAGTCTGGTATTATAATCACTGCTTGGGTCAGATGCCAGTTGTTATGGTAACAGAAGATGAAGATGCTATCAGGCAGTACggaaatgaaacagaaggagTGTTTGTGATTTCCTTCAAG AATTACTTGGATAACTTTTGGCCTGACTTAAAGGCTGCCCACGAACTCTTTGACTCTATACTTCAAGCTCGGCATGAACGGGAGactgaaaaccaagaaaacaacGGAAAAGAATATCCTGAGCACTTACCCATGGAAATATTGGAGGCTGGGATAAAATCTGGAAGATATATACAG GGTACTCTGAATGTCAATAAGCATCGAGCACAATTGGAAGCTTTTGTTCGACTTCAGGGATTTGGCAGCAAAGAAACAG acCTTCAAAGCGACATCCTTATTTATGGGGCCAGAGCTCGAAATCGTGCAATCCACGGTGATGTGGTAGCTGTAGAGTTACTACCTTTGCACGAATGGAAAGGAAGGATTGTTGCCCTTTGTGAAAATGAGACGGAGGATAAAGCACCTGCTGACACCACTGGTGATCCTATGCCCACAG GTAAAGTTGTTGGAATCATTCAAAAGAACTGGAGGGATTATGTGGTCACTTTCCCTTCTAAAGAAGAAAGCCAGTCCCAGGgcagaaatgctcagaaaatCCTTGTTACACCTTGGGACTACAGAATTCCCAAAATCCGGATCAGTACCCAGCAAGCTGAAGCACTACAG GAGTACAGAGTTGTTGTGCGCATTGATTCTTGGGAATCAAATTCTGTGTATCCAAATGGACACTTTGTGAGGGTTTTAGGAAGAATTGGAGATCTCGAAGGGGAAATTGCAGCTATTCTGGTGGAGAACAGCATTTCTATAGCCCCTTTCTCAGAAATCCAG ATGAGTGAAATGCCCATGAGTTCTTCAAAGAATCCGTGGAAGGTGAatccagaagaggaa aaaaaacgccTCAACTTGAGAGATACACATTTGGTATTCAGCATTGACCCGAAAGGCTGTGAGGATGTTGATGACGCGCTATCCGTTAGAACTCTGCCTAATGGGAATCTAGAGCTAGGTGTCCACATTGCAGACGTAACCTACTTCGTGGCAGCGGATTCTTACACTGATGTTGAGGCAAGAGCAAG GGCAACAACTTACTATTTGGCGGATCGTCGTTACGATATGCTGCCCGCCGTCTTGAGTGCTGACATATGCTCTCTTCTTAGTGGAGTTGATAG gtatGCTGTAAGCATCTTGTGGGAACTAGAAAGAGAGTCATATGAGATACTGAGAGTCTGCTACAATAAAACCATCATCCGGTCTGCGTACAAGCTAGTCTATGAAGTAGCACAGGGATTATTAGATGGAGACATGAGTGTTGTTGATGATATCCTGGAACTGAAAGACTTGGATGAAAGAACTAGAAAGAAGAACTTGGAGGAACTGGTTTGGGCAATATCAAAACTCACTGACATAGCACGGCACGTTAGAGCTAAGCGGGACAGCTGTGGTGCTCTAGAACTAGAAGGGGTAGAAATCCGAGTGCAACTGgatgacaaaaaaaacattcacGATCTGATCCCCAAGCAGCCACTGGAGGTGCATGAGACTGTAGCAGAATGTATGATTCTTGCCAACCACTGGGTGgcaaaaaagatttcagaacaCTTTCCTCATCAAGCTTTGTTGCGTCAACATCCTCCACCACGACAGGAGTTTTTTACTGAACTTCGAGAATGTGCCAGTGCCAAAGGTTTCCCAATAGACACAAG GTCTAACAAAACATTGGCTGAGTCCCTGGATAAAGCAGATGATCCCTTAGATCCAATTGTAAACAAACTGTTGCGATCTATGGCCACTCACGCGATGTCCAATGCACTGTACTTCTCAACTGGCTCTTGTTCTGAAGAGGAGTTTCATCATTACG GACTCGCTTTAGATAAGTACACTCATTTTACTTCTCCAATTAGAAGATACGCTGACATAGTTGTCCACAGACTCTTGATGGCAGCCACTCTGAAGGAAACTAAAGATGTTAAGGATAAAGTACTCAGCAATAAGGATCTTGAGGAACTGTGCAGGCACATTAATAACAGGAACAGG GCAGCCCAGCATGCTCAGAAACAGTCTACTGAACTCTTCCAGTGCATGTACTTCAAAGACAAAACCCCAGAAACTGATGAGCGCTGCGTAGCAGATGGTGTTATCTACTCAATTCGAACAAATGGCGTGCTTGTTTTTGTACCAAG atatggAATCAAAGGTGCTGCttatatgaaaaacaaagaaagcttaGTCATCTTTTGTCGAGGTGATAGAAGCTGTGAGTGGAAGCCTGGATCGCTTCAGCGgtttcagaacaaaattacTTCCACTACAACCACTGGAGAATCAGTTACATTAAGCCTTTTCGATCACATAACA GTGAAAATACTTGTGCAGACTTCCCGCTGCCATGCTGACACAATCAAGCTTGAAATAATCAGGAATGCACCGTACCAGACTTCAGCCACGGAGGTTTCCCAGAAGAATTTCAACATGGTGAAATCTGATTTGGTAAAAGAAGTCAGCCAGTCTGCAGAAAAAGCCCAGCATGcccaagaaaaagcaagagttGAAGTAATTGAGGAAGAGTATCGGGAGTACTGCCAGACAAAGGGACCAAGCTTAtaccagctgctggaggagatcAGGGACTTGGCTCTATTGGATGTTTCAGCTGATATCAGAACTTGA